One segment of Candidatus Bathyarchaeota archaeon DNA contains the following:
- a CDS encoding fibrillarin-like rRNA/tRNA 2'-O-methyltransferase, translating into MGIEIHELFQGVFEILMEDRRILATVNLTPGIDVYGEQLIRVGDVEYRAWSPFRSKLAAAILRGLKNMPISKGMKVLYLGVASGTTCSHISDIVGDEGHIWGVDFAPRPLRDLIEKLAPYRRNISPILGDARAPEAYPPLVPIVDLIYADVAQPDQSRILSRNAELYLKPDGWALLAIKSRSIDVTRPPEEVYKAEMKELERGGFDVLELIELDPYERDHAMVVATFHL; encoded by the coding sequence ATGGGAATAGAGATACATGAACTATTTCAAGGTGTATTTGAAATCCTTATGGAGGATAGGAGGATCCTGGCGACTGTCAATCTAACCCCTGGGATCGATGTCTATGGAGAGCAGCTCATAAGGGTTGGAGACGTTGAGTACAGGGCTTGGAGCCCCTTTAGGAGTAAGCTCGCCGCCGCCATTTTGAGGGGATTGAAGAATATGCCCATCTCCAAGGGGATGAAGGTTCTCTATCTGGGTGTGGCATCCGGAACAACCTGTTCCCACATCTCAGACATCGTGGGAGATGAAGGCCACATCTGGGGGGTCGACTTCGCACCCCGGCCTCTGAGAGACCTCATAGAGAAACTAGCCCCCTATAGGAGGAATATCTCACCTATCCTAGGAGATGCGAGGGCACCGGAGGCCTACCCGCCTCTGGTGCCCATCGTCGACTTGATCTACGCCGATGTGGCTCAGCCAGACCAGTCGAGAATCCTCTCTAGGAATGCGGAGTTATACCTTAAACCAGACGGGTGGGCATTATTGGCCATCAAATCTAGGAGCATAGATGTCACCAGGCCCCCGGAAGAGGTATACAAAGCGGAGATGAAGGAGCTTGAAAGGGGGGGCTTCGATGTACTGGAGCTCATTGAATTAGACCCCTATGAAAGGGATCACGCCATGGTTGTGGCCACATTCCACCTCTAG
- a CDS encoding CoA transferase, whose product MKPLEGIRVLDLTHAHAGPICTLYLAAMGAEVLKIEPPWGEMTRAFPPLVKGVSPYFSFLNRNKKGITLNLKTPRGLEIFKELVKKADVVVENFSPGTMEELGLGWETLRTLNPRIIYASISGFGHTGPWSNRRSFDAIAQAASGYMWLMGESINPDGPPLLAPEAIADTIPGLTALAGILSALIKRSKTGRGDRIDVAQMDSMIAVLQSIGFWTMAGVTFKKALSMYDIQVSGCHRTKDGYVMISIPPGRIEEKLKEVIGLNELTWEDVEGWMAERSRDEVVELLSRAGIPVAPVLNLEEVLTNEQALARGMILKLHSPSLGDITLPGFPIKFLEAEGDLKEPAPTLGQHNKEVYNELLGISEAELEELRREGII is encoded by the coding sequence ATGAAGCCATTAGAGGGGATTAGGGTTCTAGATCTGACCCATGCACACGCAGGGCCCATATGCACCCTATACCTAGCGGCGATGGGGGCCGAGGTCTTGAAGATAGAGCCTCCTTGGGGGGAGATGACGAGGGCCTTCCCACCCCTTGTTAAGGGGGTGAGCCCCTACTTCTCTTTCCTAAATAGGAACAAGAAGGGGATAACCCTAAACCTGAAGACACCAAGGGGTTTGGAGATCTTCAAGGAATTGGTTAAGAAGGCCGATGTCGTCGTCGAGAACTTTTCCCCAGGAACGATGGAGGAGCTTGGGCTTGGATGGGAGACCCTTAGGACCCTGAACCCTAGGATAATATATGCCTCTATCTCCGGCTTCGGCCACACAGGGCCTTGGTCAAACAGGCGTAGCTTCGACGCGATAGCGCAGGCTGCGAGTGGCTATATGTGGCTGATGGGGGAGAGCATAAACCCCGATGGCCCTCCTCTCCTGGCTCCGGAGGCGATCGCTGACACCATTCCAGGCCTAACAGCGCTGGCTGGTATACTCTCCGCCCTCATAAAACGTTCAAAGACCGGTCGTGGGGATAGGATAGATGTGGCTCAGATGGACTCCATGATAGCCGTGCTTCAGAGCATAGGGTTCTGGACGATGGCTGGAGTAACCTTCAAGAAGGCCCTATCCATGTATGACATTCAGGTCTCCGGCTGTCATAGAACCAAAGATGGATATGTGATGATAAGCATACCACCTGGTAGGATAGAGGAGAAACTCAAGGAGGTCATTGGACTTAATGAGTTGACATGGGAGGATGTCGAGGGATGGATGGCTGAGAGGAGCAGGGATGAAGTCGTGGAACTCCTCTCGAGGGCTGGGATACCGGTTGCGCCAGTCCTCAACCTCGAGGAAGTTTTAACCAATGAACAAGCCCTAGCTAGGGGGATGATTTTGAAGCTTCATAGCCCGAGCCTCGGAGATATAACCCTACCGGGATTCCCCATAAAATTCCTCGAGGCCGAGGGAGATCTGAAAGAGCCCGCACCAACACTAGGCCAGCATAACAAAGAGGTTTACAATGAGCTCCTCGGAATCTCCGAAGCCGAGCTCGAGGAGCTGAGGAGGGAGGGCATCATCTAG
- a CDS encoding Na/Pi cotransporter family protein, translating into MEARYKTSIFIILSAYFFISSIVLIKSSAVALGRSLAEALFFLVKDTTSGVFVGWLSTALLHSSGAFDSIIVAFVSAGVIPLKLAVAAILGAEVGTTVTPLTISILGYIRRRSQLSASFNVSMTHFLYNLLTLLLFYFLELSLGVFTRIAEFGRGIFVKASWLSLIPDLLELVTPWVDLLMGFIPGWLGIVLGCLILLASLWAFEHYMTATFSMPRSWNLIRATFMKPLRAFIAGFLFTVLVPSTTVMVSLLVPLAASGVIGPEHYILPYILGANIGTVFDVMMAALVTGDPAALSVWLAHLSNNLIGALIFLPFMKPFSRLVRKVSSEVSSSAWKSLLFIGTYHLIPILIISSYILRR; encoded by the coding sequence TTGGAGGCGAGATATAAAACATCAATATTCATCATCTTATCGGCATATTTTTTCATATCATCAATAGTTCTCATCAAATCCTCAGCCGTTGCTTTAGGCAGGTCGCTCGCAGAGGCCCTCTTCTTCCTCGTAAAGGACACAACAAGCGGAGTCTTCGTGGGCTGGTTGTCAACAGCTCTGTTACATAGCAGTGGGGCATTTGACTCCATAATAGTGGCCTTCGTATCCGCTGGGGTGATACCCCTCAAGTTGGCTGTGGCAGCGATCCTAGGGGCTGAGGTTGGGACCACAGTTACACCCTTAACTATATCCATACTGGGCTACATAAGGAGGAGGAGCCAGCTATCCGCCAGCTTTAACGTCTCCATGACCCATTTCCTTTATAACCTCCTGACCCTCCTTCTATTCTACTTCTTGGAACTCTCCCTAGGAGTTTTCACAAGGATAGCTGAGTTTGGAAGGGGAATCTTTGTTAAAGCCTCCTGGCTCAGCCTCATACCCGATCTTCTTGAATTGGTCACGCCCTGGGTCGACCTCTTAATGGGCTTCATTCCGGGATGGCTAGGGATCGTTCTTGGGTGCCTTATTCTCCTAGCCTCCCTATGGGCCTTTGAGCACTATATGACTGCAACCTTCAGCATGCCTAGGTCATGGAACCTCATCAGGGCGACCTTTATGAAGCCTTTAAGGGCCTTCATCGCAGGGTTCCTCTTCACAGTCTTGGTTCCAAGCACTACGGTGATGGTATCCCTCCTAGTGCCGTTAGCCGCCAGTGGAGTCATCGGGCCGGAGCATTATATCCTGCCCTATATTCTGGGAGCAAACATAGGAACGGTTTTCGATGTTATGATGGCCGCCCTAGTAACAGGAGACCCAGCGGCCCTAAGTGTCTGGCTCGCCCACCTCTCGAACAACTTGATAGGCGCCCTGATATTTCTTCCATTCATGAAGCCCTTCAGCAGGCTGGTGAGAAAGGTCTCGAGTGAGGTTTCATCCTCCGCTTGGAAATCCCTTCTATTCATAGGCACCTACCACCTCATCCCGATCCTAATAATCTCTTCATATATCCTTCGAAGATGA
- a CDS encoding tRNA uridine(34) 5-carboxymethylaminomethyl modification radical SAM/GNAT enzyme Elp3 yields MIGGLEAAVRVIAERILAQQPKTLEEINRIKIEVSREYHLPRIPGNAEIIASLPEGEAGRLIPILRRKRIRSASGVIVVAVMTEPRECPHGRCAYCPGGPEEGVPQSYTGHEPAAMRGIQNKYDPYRQVASRISQLRRIGHEVDKVDLIIMGGTFPASPIEYQEWFVKRCLDAITGVDSEDLLQAKELAEVSRIRNVGITVETRPDTITMRSIDHMLGLGVTRVELGVQNIYDDIYQLVGRGHTVKDVIEATGLLRDSGLKVCYHMMPGLPGSSWDRDIEAFKRIFTDPRFRPDMLKIYPTLVLKGTKLHEWWTSGDYDPISTEEAVELIARVKQMVPPWIRIMRVQRDIPSNLVEAGVKRSNLRQLVQERLRELGGHCRCIRCREVGHKSLNSEGGGGKVNLHCITYEASEGIENFISVEDDGEDALIGFIRLRIPSENAHRPEIRDSAVVRELHVYGRMAPVGRRIEDAWQHMGWGRVLLSEAERISKERYDMKKLVVLSALGTKEYYRKLGYYPDGVYMSKRLG; encoded by the coding sequence ATGATCGGAGGATTGGAAGCCGCAGTCAGGGTTATAGCCGAAAGGATTCTGGCTCAGCAACCTAAAACTCTAGAGGAGATCAACAGGATCAAGATAGAGGTCAGTAGGGAGTATCATCTACCCAGGATCCCCGGGAATGCGGAGATAATAGCCTCGCTGCCCGAGGGAGAGGCGGGGAGGCTCATCCCGATTCTAAGAAGGAAGAGGATCAGATCTGCGAGTGGGGTCATAGTCGTGGCCGTTATGACTGAGCCGAGGGAGTGCCCCCACGGAAGGTGCGCCTATTGTCCAGGTGGGCCTGAGGAGGGGGTTCCCCAGAGTTACACCGGACATGAGCCGGCGGCGATGAGGGGGATCCAGAACAAATACGACCCCTACCGCCAGGTGGCTAGCAGGATAAGTCAGCTTAGAAGAATAGGGCATGAGGTGGATAAGGTTGACCTCATCATCATGGGTGGCACATTTCCAGCATCCCCCATCGAGTATCAGGAATGGTTCGTTAAGAGGTGCCTGGACGCGATAACCGGGGTGGATTCGGAGGATCTACTCCAGGCCAAGGAGTTGGCTGAGGTTTCGAGGATCAGGAATGTCGGGATAACGGTTGAGACCAGGCCAGACACGATAACCATGAGGAGCATCGACCATATGTTAGGCTTGGGCGTCACTAGGGTGGAGCTCGGGGTTCAAAACATCTATGACGACATTTACCAGCTGGTTGGTAGGGGGCACACTGTGAAGGACGTTATCGAGGCCACGGGTCTCCTCAGGGACTCGGGCCTCAAGGTTTGCTACCACATGATGCCCGGCCTACCAGGCTCGAGCTGGGATAGGGATATCGAGGCCTTCAAGAGGATCTTCACAGATCCGAGGTTCAGGCCCGATATGCTGAAGATCTATCCAACCCTAGTTCTGAAGGGGACTAAGCTCCACGAGTGGTGGACTTCAGGAGATTATGATCCTATCTCCACCGAGGAGGCCGTTGAGCTGATCGCCAGGGTCAAACAGATGGTGCCACCCTGGATTAGGATAATGAGGGTTCAGAGGGATATACCATCAAACCTGGTGGAGGCGGGAGTCAAAAGGAGCAATCTTAGGCAGCTGGTCCAGGAGAGGTTGAGAGAGCTCGGGGGACACTGCAGGTGTATAAGGTGCAGGGAAGTGGGTCATAAGAGCCTAAACAGCGAGGGAGGGGGAGGAAAGGTAAATTTACACTGCATCACATATGAGGCCTCAGAAGGCATAGAGAACTTCATCTCCGTAGAGGATGATGGAGAAGATGCACTGATAGGGTTCATCAGGCTGAGGATACCATCCGAGAATGCCCACAGGCCCGAGATAAGGGACTCCGCCGTTGTTAGGGAGCTCCATGTCTATGGGAGGATGGCCCCTGTTGGAAGAAGGATTGAAGACGCCTGGCAGCATATGGGGTGGGGAAGAGTACTACTTTCAGAGGCTGAGAGGATCTCAAAGGAAAGGTACGACATGAAGAAG
- a CDS encoding dihydroorotate dehydrogenase electron transfer subunit, with translation MSGSPMRPELLRIATISRVEEESRGVKTLYFSDRLCSEARPGQFLMIWAPGVDEVPMSLSTISRERVSVTVKLVGEGTRAIHKMRVGDRMGVRGPFGNGFTISGSRPLLVGGGTGVAALKPLLEAMLADGVEPTFILGARSLDDLLFRSHLEKLLGRRLFFTTDDGSLGFKGFASDLAIRLMGERDFDSVYVCGPEPMICKVFEEAERRGLPIQASLERYIKCAVGLCGSCALGPFRVCRDGPVFNSQQLRLVRDELGRTRMDPSGLMISIEP, from the coding sequence TTGTCGGGCTCGCCCATGAGACCTGAACTCCTAAGGATAGCCACCATATCGAGGGTAGAGGAGGAGTCAAGGGGGGTCAAGACCCTCTACTTCAGCGACAGGTTATGCTCTGAGGCTAGGCCAGGCCAGTTTCTCATGATCTGGGCACCCGGGGTTGATGAGGTCCCAATGTCCCTCTCCACCATAAGCCGCGAGAGGGTCTCTGTGACGGTCAAGCTTGTGGGAGAGGGGACAAGAGCCATCCACAAAATGAGGGTGGGGGATAGGATGGGTGTGAGAGGCCCCTTCGGAAACGGCTTCACGATCTCAGGCTCCAGACCCCTTCTCGTCGGAGGGGGAACCGGGGTAGCGGCCCTGAAGCCTCTTCTAGAAGCCATGCTCGCTGATGGCGTGGAGCCCACATTCATCCTAGGGGCGAGGAGCCTCGACGATTTGCTATTCAGAAGTCATCTTGAGAAGCTCTTGGGGAGGAGGCTCTTCTTCACCACGGATGATGGCTCCCTTGGCTTCAAAGGATTCGCGTCGGACCTGGCGATAAGGTTGATGGGGGAGAGAGATTTCGACAGCGTATACGTATGCGGCCCTGAACCGATGATATGTAAGGTCTTCGAAGAGGCTGAGAGGAGGGGGCTCCCAATACAGGCGAGCCTTGAACGATATATAAAGTGCGCCGTGGGCCTCTGCGGAAGCTGCGCATTAGGCCCCTTCAGAGTCTGCAGGGACGGCCCTGTCTTCAACTCCCAGCAGCTCAGGCTGGTTAGAGACGAGCTCGGCAGAACCCGAATGGACCCTTCAGGATTAATGATCTCTATAGAGCCTTAA
- a CDS encoding dihydroorotate dehydrogenase — MSQLNLAVEIGGLKLRNPVMNAAGVLGLSANLLKRVYEAGAGCVVTKSLGLHPRRGHPNPTLVAVEGGILNSMGLPNPGASYFANEVKRLKGMDIPVIASIFGSSPEEFIEVARILAESGADALELNYSCPTVGRERCLLDADPENIERVTSAVKDAVDLPIFVKLSPNVGDIVECAWASERGGADAITAVNTLKGLAIDAELRRPILSNIMGGLSGPALKPVALRCIWEITEEVEIPVIGCGGISTWRDAVEFLLCGANAIQIGTAIMYRGLEVFWEILEGVKGYLEVNGFTDVNEIVGLAHET, encoded by the coding sequence ATGTCTCAATTAAACCTAGCAGTGGAGATAGGGGGGCTTAAGTTAAGGAATCCTGTAATGAACGCCGCCGGGGTCTTAGGCCTATCTGCAAACCTTTTAAAGAGGGTCTATGAGGCTGGAGCCGGATGCGTCGTCACAAAGAGCCTCGGGCTCCATCCCAGGAGGGGCCACCCAAACCCAACCTTGGTGGCCGTCGAGGGGGGGATCCTGAACTCCATGGGCCTGCCAAATCCAGGCGCCTCATACTTCGCTAACGAGGTGAAGAGGCTTAAGGGGATGGATATACCGGTGATAGCAAGCATATTCGGCTCGTCACCGGAGGAGTTCATAGAGGTTGCGAGGATCCTAGCTGAGAGCGGGGCCGACGCCCTAGAACTCAACTACAGCTGCCCCACGGTTGGTAGGGAGAGGTGCCTCCTAGACGCCGACCCCGAAAACATAGAGAGGGTCACCTCAGCCGTTAAGGATGCAGTCGATCTGCCCATCTTCGTAAAGCTATCCCCAAATGTTGGGGATATAGTCGAGTGCGCATGGGCATCTGAGAGGGGGGGAGCGGACGCGATAACGGCTGTAAACACCTTAAAGGGGTTGGCAATAGACGCTGAGCTGAGGAGGCCGATCCTCTCGAACATTATGGGAGGCTTATCGGGACCCGCCCTAAAGCCAGTCGCCCTGAGGTGTATCTGGGAGATCACCGAGGAGGTTGAAATCCCCGTCATAGGATGCGGGGGCATCTCGACATGGAGGGACGCAGTCGAGTTCCTCCTATGCGGCGCCAATGCCATCCAGATAGGCACAGCGATAATGTATAGGGGGCTCGAGGTCTTCTGGGAGATCTTGGAAGGGGTGAAGGGATACCTCGAAGTTAATGGCTTCACGGATGTGAATGAGATTGTCGGGCTCGCCCATGAGACCTGA
- a CDS encoding DUF47 family protein, with the protein MSRRLFGWFAPKRGEKVLSMVEEHLELTKRAVSDLYNMVETAAQGRTEDAKAFYESLSQMEMKADSLRRDMVEELSRSEMFPEEREDLMELVRAADWVADWSREAGRILSVIPFSRAPRDLKIAAQNMCRADNDCVSVLSRCINTLMKSSKEALNLANEVEVLEEEIDELYRVARSHIATLEFEGFTTGSLILLNMFFDALETIADWCENTADIVRAIAVRIK; encoded by the coding sequence ATGTCTAGGAGGCTGTTTGGATGGTTCGCCCCGAAAAGGGGTGAGAAGGTCCTCTCGATGGTTGAGGAGCATCTAGAACTCACCAAAAGAGCTGTGAGCGATCTCTATAACATGGTTGAGACCGCAGCGCAGGGGAGAACCGAGGACGCCAAGGCCTTCTATGAGAGCCTATCCCAGATGGAGATGAAGGCGGACTCCCTCAGGAGGGATATGGTCGAGGAGCTGAGCAGGAGTGAGATGTTTCCAGAGGAGAGGGAGGATCTCATGGAGCTGGTGAGAGCAGCGGACTGGGTGGCGGACTGGTCTAGGGAGGCTGGGAGGATCCTCAGCGTGATACCCTTCTCAAGGGCGCCTCGAGATTTGAAGATCGCCGCCCAGAATATGTGTAGGGCAGATAACGACTGCGTATCGGTCCTCTCCCGCTGCATAAACACCCTTATGAAGAGCTCTAAGGAGGCTCTAAACCTAGCCAATGAGGTCGAGGTCCTCGAGGAGGAGATAGATGAGCTATATAGGGTTGCTAGGAGCCACATAGCTACTCTGGAGTTTGAAGGTTTTACGACTGGCTCTCTCATCCTCCTGAACATGTTCTTCGACGCCCTCGAAACCATTGCAGACTGGTGCGAAAACACCGCGGATATTGTAAGAGCCATAGCTGTAAGAATAAAGTAG
- a CDS encoding NTPase produces MDKKYLLTGLPGSGKSTVIMRCVGLLRMEGLRVGGISTPELREKGRRIGFKVVDLASGREALMAGVNIPSIHRVGRYGVDIAAFESVALPALDDAEKRFDVVVIDEIGRMEFYSTMFRRRIIELLKGPITLIAAVHRDYADLYGKYGTLLWISQENRDELPMSLASQVLRSPLR; encoded by the coding sequence TTGGATAAGAAGTACCTCCTTACGGGCCTCCCTGGATCTGGTAAGTCAACGGTCATAATGAGATGTGTAGGTCTTTTACGTATGGAAGGTTTAAGGGTTGGGGGGATATCGACTCCCGAGCTCCGCGAGAAGGGGAGGAGAATCGGATTCAAGGTAGTCGACCTCGCCTCAGGTAGAGAGGCCCTCATGGCAGGGGTTAATATTCCATCCATCCATAGGGTTGGGAGGTACGGGGTAGATATCGCCGCCTTCGAGTCAGTAGCACTACCAGCCCTAGATGACGCAGAGAAGAGGTTCGACGTGGTCGTCATCGATGAGATAGGTAGAATGGAGTTTTATTCAACAATGTTCAGAAGGAGGATCATCGAACTCCTCAAAGGCCCGATCACCTTGATAGCTGCCGTCCACAGGGACTATGCAGATCTCTACGGGAAATATGGGACCCTTCTCTGGATCTCCCAGGAGAATAGGGATGAGCTCCCCATGAGCCTGGCCTCGCAGGTTCTGCGATCCCCCCTTAGGTGA
- a CDS encoding methylated-DNA--[protein]-cysteine S-methyltransferase translates to MRPIGEGVVYYDGMLSPIGEIWIAGSEQGLLKIDLRISEEHFLADLRKITPSKPIRDAMKFPKIEGRLEEYFRGNKVIFDIPLDLRGTEFQRDVWRAIYKIPYGRLSSYGRIAEEIGRPRAVRAVGNAVGANPLPIVIPCHRIIRADGGLGGYGGGIDLKLYLLSIEGIIEMSHGWSKIRAKNILKTSDNLHL, encoded by the coding sequence TTGAGGCCTATAGGGGAAGGAGTGGTTTACTACGATGGGATGCTCTCCCCCATAGGGGAGATCTGGATCGCCGGGTCCGAGCAGGGCCTATTAAAGATAGATCTCCGCATATCAGAGGAGCACTTCCTCGCTGACTTGCGGAAGATCACTCCATCTAAGCCCATCAGGGATGCCATGAAGTTCCCTAAGATAGAGGGGAGGCTTGAGGAGTATTTTAGAGGGAATAAGGTAATCTTCGACATCCCACTGGATCTCAGAGGGACAGAATTTCAAAGGGATGTATGGAGGGCCATCTACAAGATCCCCTATGGAAGGCTCTCATCATACGGTAGAATAGCCGAGGAGATCGGAAGACCTAGAGCGGTAAGGGCTGTTGGAAACGCGGTTGGAGCCAACCCATTACCCATAGTGATACCATGCCACAGGATAATCAGAGCCGATGGAGGGCTGGGGGGCTATGGAGGAGGCATTGATCTTAAACTCTATCTGCTGTCCATCGAAGGAATCATCGAGATGAGCCACGGGTGGTCAAAAATAAGGGCAAAGAACATTCTAAAAACATCGGATAATTTACATTTATAA
- the rnhB gene encoding ribonuclease HII, protein MGTLVAGVDEAGRGCVIGPLIVAGVLMEEGKVESLKLLGVRDSKLLSAKRREHLGEEIEAIALRCAYFDIPPHAIDKVVEGGVRLRRLNYLEALAMARVIDELRPDRVYVDSSDVDPSRLANQILAVIRWKPQILCEHNADKVHPIVSAASILAKVRRDRIVGDLRRAYGDFGSGYPSDRKTIEFLKKTLAEDEELPPFIRRSWKTVKRLLMCST, encoded by the coding sequence TTGGGAACTCTTGTGGCGGGGGTGGATGAGGCGGGAAGGGGCTGTGTAATAGGCCCCCTTATAGTGGCTGGGGTATTGATGGAGGAGGGAAAAGTCGAGAGTCTCAAGCTGCTGGGGGTCAGGGACTCCAAGCTTCTGTCGGCAAAGAGGCGTGAACACCTGGGGGAGGAGATCGAGGCCATCGCCTTGAGATGCGCATACTTCGATATACCCCCCCACGCCATAGACAAGGTTGTGGAGGGGGGAGTGAGGCTAAGGAGGCTTAACTATCTGGAGGCTCTGGCGATGGCGAGGGTGATAGATGAGCTCAGACCAGATCGGGTCTACGTCGACTCTTCGGATGTGGATCCATCAAGACTAGCCAACCAGATCCTCGCTGTCATAAGATGGAAGCCCCAAATACTCTGTGAGCATAACGCCGACAAGGTTCACCCCATCGTCTCGGCTGCCTCTATCCTCGCAAAGGTTAGAAGGGATAGAATTGTGGGGGATCTTAGGAGAGCCTATGGAGACTTCGGCTCTGGATATCCAAGCGACAGGAAGACCATAGAGTTTCTTAAGAAAACCCTAGCGGAGGATGAAGAGTTGCCCCCCTTTATCAGGAGATCCTGGAAGACGGTTAAGAGGCTCTTGATGTGCTCTACCTAG
- a CDS encoding ferredoxin family protein — translation MSNLISHPKIKDFYESNYILYPEAITLVFIINWKGLRGKRLSLVELREVLELPNVTVDLDKCQGCGTCVDVCPMNVYDLIEMPEYGGEKKAKPTRMEDCIVCLSCVNSCPNQAITVEE, via the coding sequence ATGTCTAATCTCATCTCTCACCCAAAGATAAAGGATTTTTATGAATCTAATTATATTCTTTATCCAGAAGCTATAACCCTTGTATTTATAATAAATTGGAAAGGTTTAAGAGGGAAACGCTTAAGCTTAGTTGAGCTGAGAGAGGTGCTTGAGTTGCCTAATGTTACCGTCGACCTCGATAAGTGCCAGGGATGTGGTACCTGCGTCGATGTTTGCCCGATGAACGTGTATGATCTTATAGAGATGCCTGAGTATGGTGGCGAGAAGAAGGCAAAGCCAACTAGAATGGAAGACTGCATCGTGTGCCTCTCATGTGTGAATTCATGCCCCAACCAAGCGATAACAGTGGAAGAATAG
- a CDS encoding N-acyl homoserine lactonase family protein has protein sequence MSEVEVLFHCFYIQMGLVKGHPVLSIRWPLTPMPEREVGEAYGGRVFNLGSTNTLLIRDGEVNIVVDPGIIQLGRYGAFQSRLAEFGLKPEDIDMVVNTHCHYDHVECNYLFRGRRLIIHEREAEYCRRLYWPEYYEAYMGIMDVEEISGPYKISENVRVLETPGHTPGSISVLAETRGGLVACVGDAVIVKEDLQQMRPPQVVTLNVSPEMAVESLKKIISLKPRTVIPGHDAPFQP, from the coding sequence TTGTCAGAGGTTGAGGTCCTGTTCCACTGCTTCTACATCCAGATGGGCCTAGTAAAGGGCCATCCAGTGCTAAGCATAAGGTGGCCTTTAACGCCCATGCCAGAGCGGGAGGTCGGTGAGGCATATGGAGGGAGGGTGTTCAACCTGGGATCCACGAACACCCTACTCATAAGGGATGGGGAGGTCAATATAGTGGTAGATCCCGGGATCATACAGCTCGGAAGATATGGGGCCTTCCAGTCGCGCCTCGCCGAGTTCGGGCTCAAGCCAGAGGATATAGACATGGTTGTGAATACTCACTGCCACTACGATCACGTTGAGTGCAACTACCTCTTCAGGGGTAGAAGGCTAATAATCCACGAGAGGGAGGCAGAGTACTGCAGGAGGCTCTACTGGCCCGAATATTATGAGGCCTACATGGGGATAATGGATGTGGAGGAGATATCAGGCCCTTACAAGATAAGCGAGAATGTCAGGGTCTTAGAGACCCCAGGACACACGCCGGGGAGCATATCGGTATTGGCTGAGACTAGGGGTGGATTAGTGGCATGTGTCGGCGACGCCGTAATAGTCAAGGAGGACCTACAACAGATGAGGCCTCCCCAGGTCGTCACATTGAATGTATCACCAGAGATGGCTGTGGAGAGCTTGAAGAAGATAATCTCCCTGAAGCCCCGCACCGTCATCCCAGGCCACGACGCCCCCTTCCAACCCTAA
- a CDS encoding 30S ribosomal protein S30e: MPTHGSLTKAGKVRSQTPKIEARPRRQPIPRRRNWVNFQKRIIYAPEESKGPGRGSLF; the protein is encoded by the coding sequence ATGCCGACACATGGTTCCCTGACCAAGGCTGGGAAGGTGAGGTCTCAGACCCCGAAGATAGAGGCCAGGCCAAGGAGACAGCCCATCCCGAGGAGGAGGAACTGGGTCAACTTCCAGAAGAGGATCATATACGCCCCAGAGGAGTCTAAGGGCCCTGGGAGAGGCAGCCTCTTCTAG